The following coding sequences lie in one Niabella agricola genomic window:
- a CDS encoding urocanate hydratase, translated as MTFQEEIQQGIPDALPAYQQPDPALSHAPKRKAILNREEQQLALRNALRYFPAAWHATLAAEFLEELQRYGRIYMYRFMPQHPIYARSIDAYPARVQQAAALMLMIQNNLDPAVAQHPQELITYGGNGAVFQNWAQYRLTMQYLSQMTDEQTLHMYSGHPMGLFPSSPAAPRVVITNGMMIPNYSKPDDWERFNALGVTQYGQMTAGSYMYIGPQGIVHGTTITLMNAMRRRLGQGADFGGRLFLTSGLGGMSGAQPKAGTIAGCVTVCAEINPAAAKKRYAQGWVDELFEDIDALVQRTRTAMEKKEVVSLAFIGNVVDLWERFYTETIFITVGSDQTSLHNPWSGGYYPAGLSFEAANQMMAENPEQFREQVKASLIRQVAAINRHAERGTYFFDYGNAFLLEAGRAGADVFAGHKHQFKYPSYVQDILGPLCFDYGFGPFRWVCTSGRAADLALTDQLALQVLTELKEQAPISIRQQLEDNIRWIWEAGRNRLVVGSQARILYADAAGRIRIARVFNEAIRDGRLSAPVVLGRDHHDVSGTDSPYRETSNIYDGSRFTADMAIHNVIGDSFRGATWVSVHNGGGVGWGEVINGGFGMVLDGTVTTDRQLQSMLFFDVNNGIARRAWARNPEALEALERELERTPLLNVTRPHLVDDRLLEGLV; from the coding sequence ATGACCTTTCAGGAAGAAATACAACAGGGGATACCGGATGCATTACCCGCGTATCAGCAACCGGACCCGGCCCTGAGTCATGCGCCCAAACGCAAAGCCATATTGAACCGGGAGGAACAGCAACTGGCGCTTCGCAATGCGCTGCGTTATTTTCCGGCTGCATGGCATGCAACGTTGGCGGCAGAGTTCCTGGAGGAACTGCAGCGGTACGGACGCATCTATATGTACCGGTTTATGCCGCAACATCCCATTTATGCGCGTTCCATTGATGCATATCCTGCCCGGGTTCAACAGGCAGCGGCGCTGATGCTGATGATCCAGAATAACCTGGATCCGGCCGTGGCCCAGCATCCGCAGGAGCTGATTACATATGGAGGTAATGGTGCCGTGTTTCAAAACTGGGCGCAATACCGGCTAACGATGCAGTATTTATCACAAATGACCGATGAGCAAACACTGCATATGTACAGCGGTCACCCAATGGGGCTTTTCCCATCGTCACCGGCAGCACCACGGGTAGTGATTACCAACGGGATGATGATTCCCAATTATTCAAAACCGGATGACTGGGAGCGGTTCAATGCACTGGGTGTAACGCAGTACGGACAAATGACAGCGGGTTCCTATATGTATATTGGTCCGCAGGGCATCGTGCATGGCACCACCATTACGTTAATGAACGCGATGCGGCGCCGGTTAGGGCAGGGAGCGGATTTTGGCGGCCGGCTTTTTCTTACTTCCGGTTTGGGTGGAATGAGCGGTGCACAACCCAAGGCAGGAACGATTGCCGGATGCGTGACCGTGTGTGCGGAAATTAACCCGGCAGCGGCAAAGAAGCGGTATGCGCAGGGATGGGTGGATGAACTGTTTGAAGACATTGATGCCCTGGTACAGCGAACCCGGACCGCCATGGAAAAAAAAGAAGTGGTGTCGCTGGCCTTTATCGGGAATGTGGTAGACCTTTGGGAACGGTTTTATACAGAAACTATCTTTATAACGGTAGGCAGCGATCAAACCTCCCTGCATAATCCATGGTCCGGAGGATATTATCCGGCCGGTCTTTCTTTTGAGGCCGCCAACCAGATGATGGCGGAGAATCCGGAGCAGTTCCGGGAGCAGGTAAAGGCATCGCTGATCCGGCAGGTAGCCGCCATTAACCGGCATGCGGAAAGAGGTACTTATTTTTTCGACTACGGTAACGCCTTTCTGCTGGAGGCCGGAAGAGCTGGAGCAGATGTATTTGCCGGCCATAAGCATCAGTTTAAATATCCGTCCTATGTACAGGATATCCTTGGGCCGCTCTGTTTCGATTATGGCTTTGGCCCGTTTCGCTGGGTATGCACTTCGGGCAGGGCCGCAGACCTGGCGCTTACGGATCAGCTGGCACTGCAGGTGTTGACGGAATTAAAAGAACAGGCGCCCATCAGCATCCGGCAGCAATTGGAGGATAATATCCGCTGGATCTGGGAAGCGGGCAGGAACAGGCTGGTGGTGGGGTCCCAGGCCCGCATCCTTTATGCGGATGCTGCGGGAAGGATCCGGATTGCAAGGGTTTTTAATGAGGCGATAAGAGACGGACGCTTATCGGCCCCGGTAGTGCTGGGACGGGATCATCATGATGTAAGCGGCACCGACTCGCCTTACCGGGAAACCAGCAATATTTACGACGGCAGCCGCTTTACAGCCGATATGGCCATTCACAACGTGATCGGCGATAGCTTTCGGGGAGCTACATGGGTATCGGTTCACAACGGCGGCGGCGTGGGCTGGGGAGAGGTGATTAATGGTGGTTTCGGAATGGTGCTGGATGGTACAGTAACCACAGACCGGCAGTTGCAGTCGATGTTATTTTTTGATGTAAACAACGGTATCGCCCGCAGGGCCTGGGCCCGCAACCCGGAGGCACTGGAAGCCCTGGAACGGGAGCTGGAACGCACACCTTTGTTAAACGTAACGCGCCCGCATCTGGTAGATGACCGGCTGCTGGAGGGATTGGTTTAA
- the hutI gene encoding imidazolonepropionase, whose amino-acid sequence MHMEIAYYLAGPFRELVTMQALPLKGALKDSALRIIRNGGILWKEGWIEAVDDFETLASRPGVTVMEQMIKGVVLPGFIDMHTHLAFGGSRAADFALRNSGSTYLEIAESGGGIWSTVKATRALTIEALAALTAQRANALLQQGVTTIEVKSGYGLSVAEELKCLRAIAEARRITGASLVATCLAAHMLPADFNGSVAAYLELMVNELLPVIKEEQLARRVDAFIERSAFSAAQILPYFKSAKAMGFDITVHADQFTPSGTEVAITVGARSADHLEHSTDKEIALLAHADVAAVALPGASMGLGCKFAPVRKLLDAGCSVAIATDWNPGSAPMGNLMLQASVLASFEKLTNAEVLAAITYRAAAALGFKDRGVLAPGYRADFIVYDADSYQEIPYQQGRLQPAQVWKSGARIV is encoded by the coding sequence ATGCATATGGAGATCGCATATTACCTGGCCGGCCCCTTCCGGGAACTTGTTACGATGCAGGCGCTGCCGCTGAAAGGCGCCCTGAAAGACAGCGCCCTCCGCATAATCCGGAACGGCGGTATCCTTTGGAAAGAAGGCTGGATCGAAGCCGTGGATGATTTTGAAACGCTGGCTTCAAGACCGGGTGTTACCGTTATGGAACAGATGATAAAGGGCGTGGTATTGCCGGGCTTTATCGATATGCACACGCATCTTGCATTTGGAGGAAGCAGGGCGGCAGACTTTGCACTCCGGAATAGCGGCAGCACCTACCTGGAGATTGCTGAAAGCGGCGGCGGTATCTGGAGTACGGTAAAAGCTACCCGGGCATTAACGATAGAAGCACTGGCAGCGCTGACGGCGCAAAGGGCCAACGCGTTGTTACAGCAGGGCGTAACAACGATTGAGGTAAAAAGCGGTTATGGGTTGAGTGTTGCAGAAGAACTAAAATGCTTACGGGCTATTGCTGAAGCGCGGCGGATAACCGGCGCAAGCCTCGTGGCCACCTGCCTGGCAGCGCATATGCTGCCGGCCGACTTTAACGGTTCCGTAGCTGCCTACCTGGAACTGATGGTAAACGAATTGCTGCCGGTTATAAAAGAAGAACAACTGGCGCGACGGGTGGATGCCTTTATAGAACGAAGTGCCTTTTCAGCTGCACAGATCCTGCCTTATTTTAAGAGCGCAAAAGCAATGGGCTTTGATATTACGGTACATGCCGACCAGTTTACTCCTTCGGGAACGGAAGTAGCCATAACGGTGGGTGCCAGAAGTGCGGATCACCTGGAGCATTCAACGGATAAAGAAATTGCGCTGCTGGCGCATGCTGATGTAGCGGCGGTAGCCTTACCCGGGGCCTCAATGGGGTTAGGCTGCAAATTTGCCCCGGTTCGTAAATTACTGGATGCCGGTTGCAGTGTGGCCATTGCTACCGACTGGAATCCGGGTTCTGCACCCATGGGGAACCTGATGCTGCAGGCGTCGGTGCTGGCGAGTTTTGAAAAGCTGACCAATGCCGAGGTGCTGGCAGCGATCACATACCGGGCTGCCGCGGCCCTGGGTTTTAAGGACCGGGGTGTACTGGCCCCGGGTTACCGCGCCGATTTTATTGTTTATGATGCGGATAGTTATCAGGAAATTCCCTACCAGCAGGGAAGGTTACAGCCGGCGCAGGTGTGGAAAAGTGGAGCGCGGATAGTTTGA
- the hutH gene encoding histidine ammonia-lyase, with amino-acid sequence MRYEQAQTMPAGTIPGAEAFTISSSLMNTIHTQSFLYGEDHLTISAALAIAGGTLRGVLSEKGRQQVRRGAALVEQIVASAQVVYGINTGFGPLCTTSINSADTARLQENILKSHAVGMGAPIPQALSMLMLVLKVHALAKGYSGIREETIDRIIWHIETGIIPVVPSQGSVGASGDLAPLAHLFLPLIGEGRVFYKKEIRPAAEVLALLQQQPLRLHAKEGLALINGTQFIAAHAVTGVARFHQLLMQADLNAVLMLEGLSASGKPFYPELHALRPFKGNQFVAATIYNLLNGSAIVQSHAHCSRVQDPYSLRCIPQVHGASRTAWLHLKELVETEINSVTDNPLLIDEALTISGGNFHGQPLAMALDYACLATAELGNIADRRVYLSLEGDTPGVPRLLMRSTGLNSGFMILQYTTAALASENKSLCFPASADSIPTSLGQEDHVSMGSVSGRKLLQVLGNVEKIQAIELLCAAQALDFHAPLKPTPIVEQLHRRIRSVIPHLEADQVLTPYLEQVQQLVQSGTLVALARHIAQEEGLPYITELGNLFDTY; translated from the coding sequence TTGAGGTATGAACAAGCGCAAACCATGCCTGCCGGAACGATTCCGGGGGCGGAGGCGTTCACCATAAGCAGCTCTTTAATGAATACAATACATACACAGTCGTTTCTTTATGGAGAGGACCATCTGACCATCTCCGCCGCGCTGGCCATTGCGGGTGGTACCTTAAGAGGCGTACTGTCTGAGAAAGGCCGGCAACAGGTCCGGAGAGGTGCTGCGCTCGTGGAGCAGATCGTGGCTTCAGCACAGGTGGTTTATGGTATCAACACCGGCTTCGGTCCGTTGTGCACCACTTCCATTAACAGCGCAGATACGGCCCGTCTGCAGGAAAACATCCTGAAGAGCCATGCCGTGGGTATGGGGGCGCCTATTCCGCAGGCATTGTCGATGCTTATGCTGGTACTTAAAGTACATGCATTGGCCAAAGGATATTCAGGCATCCGGGAGGAAACCATCGACCGGATCATCTGGCATATAGAAACCGGTATCATTCCCGTAGTACCCAGTCAGGGCTCTGTAGGTGCCTCCGGCGACCTGGCGCCGTTAGCGCATCTGTTCCTGCCATTGATCGGCGAGGGACGTGTTTTTTATAAAAAAGAAATCCGGCCGGCAGCGGAAGTATTGGCGCTGTTACAGCAACAACCCCTGCGGTTGCATGCAAAGGAAGGGTTGGCGCTGATCAATGGTACGCAGTTTATCGCTGCGCATGCGGTTACAGGTGTGGCCCGTTTTCACCAGTTGCTGATGCAGGCCGATCTGAATGCAGTACTGATGCTGGAAGGGCTCAGTGCATCGGGTAAACCTTTTTATCCGGAGTTGCATGCGCTGCGCCCGTTTAAGGGCAACCAGTTTGTGGCTGCTACCATTTATAACCTGCTGAACGGATCGGCGATCGTACAATCGCATGCCCATTGTTCGCGGGTGCAGGACCCTTATTCGCTGCGTTGTATTCCGCAGGTACATGGAGCTTCACGTACGGCCTGGCTGCATTTAAAAGAATTGGTGGAGACCGAGATCAACTCTGTAACCGATAACCCGCTACTGATCGACGAAGCGCTTACGATCAGCGGTGGTAATTTTCACGGCCAGCCGCTGGCTATGGCGCTGGACTATGCCTGCCTGGCCACAGCAGAGCTGGGGAATATCGCGGATCGCCGGGTATACCTTTCACTGGAAGGCGACACTCCGGGCGTTCCCAGGCTGCTCATGCGGTCTACCGGGCTGAACTCCGGTTTTATGATCCTGCAGTATACTACCGCAGCCCTGGCCAGTGAAAATAAAAGCCTGTGCTTTCCCGCCAGTGCCGACAGTATTCCAACCTCCCTCGGGCAGGAAGATCATGTGAGCATGGGATCTGTTAGCGGGCGGAAGCTGTTGCAGGTACTGGGAAATGTAGAAAAGATACAGGCCATTGAGCTGCTTTGTGCGGCGCAGGCCCTGGACTTTCATGCACCACTGAAGCCCACACCCATTGTGGAACAATTGCACCGGAGGATCAGGAGCGTAATCCCGCATCTGGAAGCCGACCAGGTATTAACGCCTTACCTGGAGCAGGTACAGCAGCTGGTACAATCCGGAACCTTGGTTGCGCTGGCCCGTCACATTGCGCAGGAGGAAGGACTGCCGTATATCACGGAACTTGGAAACCTTTTTGATACGTATTGA
- a CDS encoding LysR family transcriptional regulator — translation MSYQIELRHLTYFNVLAEELHFRKAAERLFISQPGLTRQIRQLETLFGALLFERGKRFVKLTDAGRFLKSETDILFSQLDYIRVQLKKMGEGKRAALRVGFIGSAAQTVIPDILYRLNRKHPDIDVSLNELPNDAQVAALLEHKLDFGFVRQRQAPAGLLLQKISEEPFALVVPAKHPVHAKNFRSLLQFEKENFILFGRDYSNDYYQLVMSIFSDCNFTPSVHHQTVNALTIFKLVEKGMGVAIVPASLKKGYDVPVRFIELNRIRQRSQLSLIWNPASRNLGIRALLELIR, via the coding sequence ATGAGTTATCAAATAGAATTGCGACACTTGACCTATTTCAATGTGCTGGCAGAGGAGCTTCACTTTCGCAAGGCTGCGGAACGGCTGTTTATTTCCCAGCCGGGGCTCACCCGCCAGATCCGGCAATTGGAAACCCTGTTCGGCGCACTGCTGTTTGAGCGGGGCAAGCGTTTTGTAAAACTGACCGATGCAGGACGGTTTTTGAAATCTGAAACGGACATCCTGTTCAGCCAGCTGGATTATATCCGTGTGCAGTTGAAAAAAATGGGAGAAGGCAAACGGGCCGCACTCCGCGTAGGTTTTATCGGCTCTGCGGCGCAAACGGTGATACCGGATATCCTGTACCGTCTTAACCGGAAACATCCAGACATTGACGTTAGCTTAAACGAACTGCCCAACGATGCGCAGGTAGCGGCACTGCTGGAGCACAAACTGGATTTTGGATTTGTCCGCCAGCGCCAGGCACCGGCCGGCTTGTTGCTGCAAAAAATATCCGAAGAACCCTTTGCGCTGGTCGTTCCGGCCAAACATCCGGTACATGCAAAAAATTTCCGGTCCCTGCTGCAATTTGAAAAGGAAAACTTTATCCTGTTTGGCAGGGATTACAGCAATGATTATTACCAGTTGGTGATGAGTATTTTCAGCGATTGCAATTTTACACCAAGCGTACACCATCAAACCGTAAATGCGCTTACCATTTTCAAACTGGTTGAGAAAGGCATGGGCGTAGCCATTGTTCCGGCCTCTCTAAAAAAAGGATATGATGTTCCGGTACGCTTTATTGAACTGAACCGGATCCGCCAGCGCAGCCAGCTTTCACTGATCTGGAACCCGGCCAGCCGCAACCTGGGAATCAGGGCCCTGCTGGAGCTGATTCGGTAA
- a CDS encoding Crp/Fnr family transcriptional regulator, whose product MKPIELIQKIQEFEPHAKKRVLKRNALLLPKNNCDTHIYFVESGTIRMFVEDGDAEQNIRFGYRGDIVVFMDAFFSGNPTAYSMQALKKTTLTVLTKAALQRFLEQEPAHLRIWLAMLEDLVLQLLEREKDILTTTPRERYQRLLQRSPQLFQEISNRHIANYLRMSPETLSRLKKH is encoded by the coding sequence ATGAAACCAATTGAATTGATTCAAAAAATACAGGAGTTTGAGCCGCATGCCAAGAAACGGGTATTGAAACGGAATGCCTTGCTCCTTCCTAAAAACAACTGCGATACGCATATTTATTTTGTCGAGAGCGGTACCATCCGGATGTTTGTGGAAGACGGAGATGCGGAACAAAACATCCGTTTTGGATACCGGGGGGATATCGTGGTGTTTATGGATGCATTCTTTTCCGGGAACCCTACCGCATACAGCATGCAGGCACTGAAAAAAACAACGCTGACCGTACTTACAAAGGCAGCGCTTCAACGGTTCCTGGAGCAGGAACCTGCCCACCTCCGGATCTGGCTGGCAATGCTGGAAGACCTGGTACTGCAACTCCTGGAACGGGAAAAAGACATTCTAACCACTACGCCCAGGGAGCGCTATCAACGGTTGCTGCAGCGCAGTCCGCAGTTGTTCCAGGAGATCTCGAACCGGCATATCGCCAACTACCTCCGCATGAGCCCCGAAACGCTTTCACGGCTCAAAAAACATTGA
- a CDS encoding DinB family protein, which translates to MTIQSQPLLDVLTGLSKEHIRFAETLHTLPDATLTRRPAAGGWNVLECMEHLNRYSAFYLDAIQTCIRNADSKPAAVYKPGRLGNYFSKMIHPDTSAKKMKTPKPMNTLNAPLSRSVLTEFISNQQQLTKLLEKAQQVDLGKEKTGTSLSRLIRLKLGDTLRFVVYHNERHTRQAKKALAGA; encoded by the coding sequence ATGACTATTCAATCGCAACCCCTGCTGGACGTATTAACAGGCCTTTCAAAAGAACATATCCGTTTTGCGGAAACGCTGCATACCCTTCCCGACGCAACCCTTACCCGAAGGCCGGCTGCCGGAGGCTGGAATGTGCTGGAATGTATGGAACATCTGAACCGGTACAGCGCCTTTTACCTGGATGCTATTCAAACCTGTATCCGGAATGCGGACTCCAAACCAGCCGCGGTTTATAAACCGGGAAGGCTGGGCAATTATTTTTCAAAGATGATTCACCCCGATACTTCCGCAAAAAAAATGAAAACGCCCAAGCCCATGAATACACTGAACGCGCCACTTAGCCGGTCTGTGCTCACCGAATTTATTAGCAACCAGCAACAACTGACTAAACTCCTTGAAAAAGCGCAGCAGGTAGATCTTGGAAAAGAGAAAACAGGAACCAGCCTTTCGCGGCTGATCCGCCTAAAACTGGGCGACACCCTGCGCTTTGTTGTTTATCACAACGAACGGCATACCCGGCAGGCTAAAAAGGCCCTTGCAGGGGCCTGA
- a CDS encoding TolB-like translocation protein: MRKLLCVFVLFWMAGGAGAQQFGGNPPSVKWRQVNTDTVRVIYPRGLDSTASRIAAIVHRVAAINAHPLGKRVKKIDIVLQPQPVTSNGYVSLGPFRSEFYLTPPSDNFDQGSLHWADQLALHEYRHVEQYNNFNRGLSRVMKTLFGQEGYAVAINAAVPNWFFEGDAVYQETSLSAQGRGRMPSFLKAFPALWNDGKQYSWMKLRNGSFKDYVPNHYDLGYLLTNYGYATYGPDFWGKVTSDAAAYRGLFYPMQRAVKRHTGLPYKKFITNAFDYYKDRYGLHTPGVARDSGVQTVLPVNDQTLTQYYYPHQIGKDSLLYLKLSNKKRPAFYVLDQQGEHLLRYRDIGSERQFSYANGRIVYTAVESDPRWSWRTYSVLRVLDIASGVQKKISKKTRYFAPDISADGRLVVANKVDLKGRSSLVVLNTEDGAVLREFSDPEIDYFANPKIKDPETVVAAIRQKDGRVYIGLVDFNHKRVEQITPASFKIAGQISISDNTVYFTAAYGLTDALFSVDLSTRVLRKLENGSGNRYFVNAGFGKLNWALFTADGYQLRRLDIKDALWTTLGPEVFAAGTTGMVSDSMPVAEGPLELHPVMPASKKYARFTRPFNFHSWRPNYEDPEFSFTLYGNNTLNTTQTQVYYIYNENDRTHAAGASVTYGGLFPYIGLGSEYTFNRKQQVQKKLKEWDQWDHYLSLTVPLSWNHGRTFRFLTMGTNAGYREDLARGINRNAFPSAGFGYMAHSLNLGTQVQRAVQDIYPRWGFTLNTQYRYAVNKWNSQQFFVRGTAYLPGIAPAQSLVLSAAYQQASLKYRIFSSRVNIARGFSGVDSARMATLSAAYHLPLWYPDWGFGNICYLQRVRGAAFYDYTAAGGAGTGFQRRLQSAGGEFFVDTQWWNQHPLSFGFRVGRLLTKDLVKPGQSWFYEFILPVSIIPR, encoded by the coding sequence ATGCGTAAACTACTGTGTGTGTTCGTGCTTTTTTGGATGGCAGGTGGGGCCGGGGCTCAGCAATTTGGAGGCAACCCTCCATCTGTGAAATGGCGGCAGGTAAATACAGATACGGTACGGGTAATCTATCCGCGCGGACTGGATTCTACCGCAAGCCGTATTGCTGCCATTGTGCACCGAGTAGCGGCCATCAATGCGCATCCTTTAGGAAAACGGGTAAAGAAGATCGATATTGTGTTACAACCGCAACCGGTAACTTCCAACGGTTATGTAAGCCTGGGGCCTTTCCGGAGCGAGTTTTACCTGACCCCGCCCAGCGATAATTTTGACCAGGGCAGCCTGCACTGGGCCGATCAGCTGGCGCTGCACGAATACCGGCACGTGGAGCAATACAATAATTTTAACCGGGGCCTCAGCAGGGTGATGAAAACACTTTTCGGCCAGGAGGGATATGCGGTGGCCATCAATGCTGCGGTACCCAACTGGTTTTTTGAAGGCGATGCGGTGTACCAGGAAACCAGCCTGTCGGCCCAGGGAAGGGGACGTATGCCTTCCTTCCTCAAGGCCTTTCCGGCGCTTTGGAATGACGGAAAGCAATATAGCTGGATGAAGCTGAGAAATGGCTCGTTTAAAGATTATGTACCGAACCATTACGACCTGGGGTACCTGCTGACCAATTATGGCTATGCAACATACGGACCGGATTTCTGGGGTAAAGTGACCTCGGACGCTGCGGCTTACCGGGGACTGTTTTATCCGATGCAACGGGCGGTTAAACGGCATACTGGCCTGCCGTATAAAAAATTTATCACAAATGCTTTTGACTATTACAAAGACCGTTACGGTCTGCATACACCGGGTGTTGCAAGGGATTCCGGGGTGCAGACCGTTTTGCCGGTGAATGATCAAACATTGACCCAGTATTATTATCCGCACCAGATCGGGAAGGATTCGCTGTTGTATTTAAAGCTGTCGAATAAAAAGCGGCCGGCCTTTTATGTGCTGGATCAGCAGGGCGAACACCTGTTGCGGTACCGGGATATCGGAAGCGAACGTCAGTTCAGCTATGCCAATGGCCGCATTGTATATACAGCCGTGGAATCCGATCCGCGCTGGAGCTGGAGAACCTATAGCGTGCTGCGGGTACTGGATATTGCATCGGGGGTACAAAAAAAGATATCAAAAAAGACCCGGTACTTTGCCCCGGATATTTCGGCGGATGGCCGGCTGGTGGTTGCTAATAAGGTAGACCTGAAGGGCCGGTCCTCGCTTGTGGTGCTGAATACGGAGGATGGCGCTGTGCTGCGCGAATTTTCCGATCCGGAAATTGATTATTTCGCAAATCCCAAAATAAAGGATCCCGAAACGGTGGTTGCGGCGATCCGGCAAAAGGATGGGAGGGTTTATATCGGTCTTGTTGATTTTAACCACAAACGGGTGGAGCAGATAACGCCTGCCAGTTTCAAGATAGCCGGGCAAATCAGTATTTCCGATAATACCGTTTATTTTACCGCGGCCTACGGGTTAACCGATGCCCTTTTTTCGGTGGATCTCTCTACCCGTGTATTGCGAAAACTGGAAAACGGTAGCGGTAACCGGTATTTTGTAAACGCGGGCTTTGGAAAACTCAACTGGGCGCTTTTTACCGCGGATGGATACCAGCTTCGCCGTCTGGATATAAAGGATGCCTTGTGGACGACGCTTGGCCCGGAAGTATTTGCTGCCGGAACAACCGGTATGGTAAGCGATTCCATGCCCGTGGCAGAGGGGCCGCTGGAGTTGCATCCGGTGATGCCGGCCTCAAAGAAATATGCCCGTTTTACAAGGCCGTTTAATTTTCACAGCTGGCGGCCAAATTATGAGGATCCCGAATTCAGTTTCACGTTATATGGAAACAATACCTTAAATACGACACAAACGCAGGTGTACTACATATATAACGAAAACGACCGTACCCATGCAGCCGGTGCCAGCGTCACCTACGGCGGACTCTTTCCCTATATCGGACTGGGTTCCGAATATACGTTCAACCGGAAGCAGCAGGTGCAGAAGAAACTAAAGGAATGGGACCAGTGGGATCATTACCTGTCGCTAACAGTTCCGTTAAGCTGGAATCATGGCCGAACCTTCCGGTTTTTAACAATGGGTACCAATGCGGGTTATCGCGAGGATCTGGCCAGGGGAATAAACCGGAATGCATTTCCTTCTGCGGGCTTTGGTTATATGGCGCATAGCCTGAACCTTGGAACCCAGGTGCAGCGGGCCGTACAGGATATTTATCCGCGCTGGGGCTTTACCCTAAATACGCAGTACCGTTATGCGGTTAATAAATGGAACAGCCAGCAGTTTTTTGTACGCGGAACGGCCTACCTTCCTGGAATTGCTCCGGCGCAAAGTCTGGTATTGTCTGCTGCCTATCAGCAGGCTTCCCTGAAATACCGTATTTTTTCAAGCCGGGTTAACATAGCCCGGGGTTTTAGCGGGGTAGACTCCGCGCGGATGGCTACGCTTAGTGCGGCTTATCATTTACCGCTTTGGTATCCCGACTGGGGTTTTGGAAATATTTGTTACCTGCAACGGGTAAGAGGCGCTGCCTTTTATGACTATACCGCCGCCGGCGGCGCAGGTACCGGGTTTCAGCGACGGCTGCAAAGCGCCGGAGGTGAGTTTTTTGTAGATACACAATGGTGGAACCAGCATCCGCTCAGCTTTGGTTTCAGGGTAGGAAGACTGCTTACAAAAGACCTGGTGAAACCGGGACAAAGCTGGTTTTATGAGTTCATCCTGCCGGTAAGCATCATACCCAGGTAG